A single region of the Chionomys nivalis chromosome 5, mChiNiv1.1, whole genome shotgun sequence genome encodes:
- the Etnk2 gene encoding ethanolamine kinase 2 isoform X2, with translation MEEKAAASAGYWEPPGTPRATVPCFGVVVDQDDILPGALRLIRELRPHWKPEQVRTKRFKDGITNKLVACYVEEDMRDCVLVRVYGERTELLVDRENEVRNFQLLRAHGCAPKLYCTFQNGLCYEYMQGVALGPEHIREPQLFRLIALEMAKIHAIHANGSLPKPTLWHKMHRYFTLVKDEITPSLSADVPKVEVLEQELSWLKEHLSQLESPVVFCHNDLLCKNIIYDSAKGHVRFIDYEYAGYNYQAFDIGNHFNEFAGVNEVDYCRYPAREIQLQWLHYYLEAQKGTAATPREVERLYAQVNKFALASHFFWALWALIQNQYSTISFDFLRYAVIRFNQYFRVKPQVLALEMPK, from the exons ATGGAGGAGAAGGCGGCGGCCAGCGCCGGCTACTGGGAGCCACCAGGGACCCCGAGGGCAACCGTCCCGTGCTTCGGCGTCGTGGTGGATCAGGATGACATCCTCCCCGGTGCCTTGCGCCTCATCCGGGAGCTGCGACCGCATTGGAAGCCCGAGCAAGTTAGGACCAAG CGCTTCAAAGATGGCATCACCAACAAGCTAGTGGCCTGCTATGTGGAGGAGGACATGCGGGACTGTGTCCTGGTCCGGGTGTATGGGGAGCGGACAGAGTTGCTGGTGGACCGGGAGAATGAGGTCAGGAACTTCCAGCTGCTGCGAGCACACGGCTGTGCCCCCAAACTCTACTGCACCTTTCAGAACGGGCTGTGCTATGAGTACATGCAGGGTGTGGCCCTGGGACCGGAGCACATCAGAGAACCCCAGCTCTTCAG GTTAATCGCCCTAGAAATGGCAAAGATTCACGCCATCCATGCCAATGGCAGCCTGCCTAAGCCCACCCTCTGGCATAAGATGCACCGTTATTTCACGCTGGTCAAGGATGAGATCACTCCCAG CCTTTCTGCAGATGTCCCTAAGGTGGAGGTACTGGAACAGGAGTTGTCCTGGCTGAAGGAACACCTGTCCCAACTGGAGTCCCCTGTGGTCTTCTGTCACAATGATCTGCTCTGCAAGAATATCATCTATGACAGCGCCAAAG GCCATGTGAGGTTCATTGACTATGAGTATGCGGGGTACAACTACCAGGCTTTCGACATTGGCAACCATTTCAACGAGTTCGCAG GTGTGAATGAGGTTGACTACTGCCGGTATCCAGCTCGGGAGATCCAGCTACAGTGGCTGCACTATTATCTTGAGGCACAAAAGGGGACTGCTGCAACCCCCAGAGAGGTGGAGCGACTTTATGCACAAGTCAACAAATTCGCTCTG GCCTCCCATTTCTTCTGGGCACTCTGGGCGCTCATACAGAACCAGTACTCCACCATCAGTTTTGACTTCCTCAG GTACGCAGTGATCCGATTTAACCAGTATTTCAGAGTGAAGCCTCAGGTGCTGGCCTTGGAGATGCCAAAGTGA
- the Etnk2 gene encoding ethanolamine kinase 2 isoform X1, whose amino-acid sequence MAVPPSAPVPCSPFYLRRQAPCPQCSWGMEEKAAASAGYWEPPGTPRATVPCFGVVVDQDDILPGALRLIRELRPHWKPEQVRTKRFKDGITNKLVACYVEEDMRDCVLVRVYGERTELLVDRENEVRNFQLLRAHGCAPKLYCTFQNGLCYEYMQGVALGPEHIREPQLFRLIALEMAKIHAIHANGSLPKPTLWHKMHRYFTLVKDEITPSLSADVPKVEVLEQELSWLKEHLSQLESPVVFCHNDLLCKNIIYDSAKGHVRFIDYEYAGYNYQAFDIGNHFNEFAGVNEVDYCRYPAREIQLQWLHYYLEAQKGTAATPREVERLYAQVNKFALASHFFWALWALIQNQYSTISFDFLRYAVIRFNQYFRVKPQVLALEMPK is encoded by the exons ATGGCTGTGCCCCCTTCAGCTCCAGTGCCGTGCTCGCCCTTTTACCTGCGGAGGCAGGCGCCTTGCCCGCAGTGCTCATGGGGCATGGAGGAGAAGGCGGCGGCCAGCGCCGGCTACTGGGAGCCACCAGGGACCCCGAGGGCAACCGTCCCGTGCTTCGGCGTCGTGGTGGATCAGGATGACATCCTCCCCGGTGCCTTGCGCCTCATCCGGGAGCTGCGACCGCATTGGAAGCCCGAGCAAGTTAGGACCAAG CGCTTCAAAGATGGCATCACCAACAAGCTAGTGGCCTGCTATGTGGAGGAGGACATGCGGGACTGTGTCCTGGTCCGGGTGTATGGGGAGCGGACAGAGTTGCTGGTGGACCGGGAGAATGAGGTCAGGAACTTCCAGCTGCTGCGAGCACACGGCTGTGCCCCCAAACTCTACTGCACCTTTCAGAACGGGCTGTGCTATGAGTACATGCAGGGTGTGGCCCTGGGACCGGAGCACATCAGAGAACCCCAGCTCTTCAG GTTAATCGCCCTAGAAATGGCAAAGATTCACGCCATCCATGCCAATGGCAGCCTGCCTAAGCCCACCCTCTGGCATAAGATGCACCGTTATTTCACGCTGGTCAAGGATGAGATCACTCCCAG CCTTTCTGCAGATGTCCCTAAGGTGGAGGTACTGGAACAGGAGTTGTCCTGGCTGAAGGAACACCTGTCCCAACTGGAGTCCCCTGTGGTCTTCTGTCACAATGATCTGCTCTGCAAGAATATCATCTATGACAGCGCCAAAG GCCATGTGAGGTTCATTGACTATGAGTATGCGGGGTACAACTACCAGGCTTTCGACATTGGCAACCATTTCAACGAGTTCGCAG GTGTGAATGAGGTTGACTACTGCCGGTATCCAGCTCGGGAGATCCAGCTACAGTGGCTGCACTATTATCTTGAGGCACAAAAGGGGACTGCTGCAACCCCCAGAGAGGTGGAGCGACTTTATGCACAAGTCAACAAATTCGCTCTG GCCTCCCATTTCTTCTGGGCACTCTGGGCGCTCATACAGAACCAGTACTCCACCATCAGTTTTGACTTCCTCAG GTACGCAGTGATCCGATTTAACCAGTATTTCAGAGTGAAGCCTCAGGTGCTGGCCTTGGAGATGCCAAAGTGA